In one Oncorhynchus masou masou isolate Uvic2021 chromosome 23, UVic_Omas_1.1, whole genome shotgun sequence genomic region, the following are encoded:
- the LOC135510150 gene encoding endonuclease domain-containing 1 protein-like, producing MMGVLNHLSTLLLLSLLPPALSHVVENFSVVPQCQTFFLNDTTPNLPGILVGGTVQNQGRYKPICQLYNNIYRFATLYDTTNRIPVFSAYTFSGPPTDPRPHQPWMIEPQLNDVNNSHEMEIMEEHSQHQAGNYDYINSIQNKGVNRGHLFPNSHAHDLDTQRSTFTLTNIVPQVVSFNNGIWREMEEHVREKLMTDCFSNNRKIKAYVVTGAVPSKSNTLNNTLNALNNTLKNALNDRVNIPDLMWTAYCCLDKKKKWMAEAHWGRNKKVKRKTLNPETLGALEKKLSEFHQGDRVQVFPKDCPRGPKPTTPSNQPSWKNSLKIISSKVRNLYNSMMNRIG from the exons ATGATGGGGGTATTGAAtcatctctccactctcctcctcctctctctccttcctcctgctctctctcatgTAGTGGAGAACTTCAGTGTTGTTCCACAGTGCCAGACGTTCTTCCTGAATGACACAACTCCAAATCTCCCAGGTATTTTGGTTGGTGGGACTGTCCAGAACCAGGGCCGCTACAAGCCGATTTGCCAGTTGTACAACAACATCTACAGGTTTGCAACTCTGTACGACACGACCAACAGGATCCCTGTGTTCTCAGCCTACACCTTCTCTGGTCCTCCTACAGACCCCAGACCACATCAACCCTGGATGATCGAGCCCCAG CTCAACGATGTAAACAACAGCCATGAAATGGAGATTATGGAAGAACACTCTCAACACCAGGCTGGGAACTACGACTATATTAACTCAATACAAAATAAAGGGGTGAACAGAGGTCATCTCTTCCCAAATTCACATGCTCATGACCTTGATACTCAGAGGTCCACCTTTACCCTGACCAACATCGTTCCCCAGGTGGTGTCCTTCAACAATGGCATCTGGAGAGAAATGGAGGAACATGTCAGAGAAAAGCTGATGACGGACTGTTTTAGTAACAACAGGAAGATAAAGGCCTATGTGGTGACTGGAGCAGTGCCCAGTAAGAGCAACACACTGAACAACACACTGAACGCACTTAACAACACACTGAAGAACGCACTGAACGACAGAGTGAACATCCCAGATCTCATGTGGACAGCCTACTGCTGTTTGGACAAGAAGAAAAAGTGGATGGCGGAAGCACACTGGGGGAGGAACAAGAAGGTCAAGAGGAAAACATTGAACCCAGAAACCTTGGGAGCACTCGAAAAGAAGTTGAGCGAATTTCACCAAGGTGATCGTGTCCAGGTGTTCCCAAAGGATTGTCCAAGAGGTCCTAAACCTACCACTCCCTCTAACCAACCCAGTTGGAAGAATTCTCTTAAAATAATTTCTTCCAAAGTCAGGAATCTTTACAATTCCATGATGAATAGAATTGGATGA